One window from the genome of Enterobacter asburiae encodes:
- the rutA gene encoding pyrimidine utilization protein A, whose translation MKIGVFVPIGNNGWLISTTAPQYMPTFELNKAIVQKAEHYHFDFALSMIKLRGFGGKTEFWDHNLESFTLMAGLAAVTSRIQIYATAATLTLPPAIVARMASTIDSISGGRFGVNLVTGWQKPEYEQMGLWPGDDYFSRRYDYLTEYVQVLRDLWGTGKSDFKGDFFTMNDCRVSPQPSVPMKVICAGQSDAGMEFSAKYADFNFCFGKGVNTPAAFAPTAARMKEAADKTGRDVGSYVLFMVIADETDDAARAKWERYKAGADEEALSWLTEQSQKDTRSGADTNVRQMADPTSAVNINMGTLVGSYASVARMLDEVAAVPGAEGVLLTFDDFLTGVETFGERIQPLMQCRAHIPAVTKEVA comes from the coding sequence ATGAAAATTGGCGTATTTGTACCCATCGGCAACAACGGCTGGCTTATCTCGACCACTGCACCGCAATACATGCCGACCTTTGAGCTGAATAAAGCCATCGTGCAGAAGGCGGAGCACTACCATTTCGACTTTGCGCTTTCGATGATCAAGCTGCGCGGCTTTGGCGGCAAAACCGAATTCTGGGATCACAACCTGGAGTCCTTTACCCTGATGGCCGGGCTGGCCGCGGTAACGTCCCGCATTCAGATCTACGCCACCGCCGCCACCCTCACCCTCCCCCCGGCGATCGTGGCGCGCATGGCCTCTACCATAGACTCCATCTCCGGCGGGCGCTTTGGCGTTAACCTGGTCACCGGCTGGCAGAAACCCGAATACGAGCAGATGGGGCTCTGGCCGGGTGACGACTACTTCTCTCGTCGCTACGACTACCTGACCGAATACGTGCAGGTCCTGCGCGACCTGTGGGGCACCGGCAAAAGCGATTTCAAGGGTGACTTCTTCACCATGAACGACTGCCGCGTCAGCCCGCAGCCGTCGGTGCCGATGAAGGTGATTTGCGCCGGGCAGAGCGACGCGGGGATGGAATTTTCCGCCAAATACGCCGACTTTAACTTCTGCTTCGGCAAAGGCGTGAACACGCCTGCCGCCTTCGCCCCGACCGCCGCGCGGATGAAAGAGGCCGCCGACAAGACCGGACGCGACGTGGGCTCCTACGTGCTGTTCATGGTGATTGCCGACGAAACCGACGACGCCGCGCGCGCCAAATGGGAACGGTATAAAGCCGGGGCCGACGAAGAAGCACTGAGCTGGCTCACCGAGCAGAGCCAGAAGGATACCCGCTCCGGCGCGGATACCAACGTTCGCCAGATGGCCGACCCGACCTCTGCGGTCAATATCAACATGGGCACCCTGGTCGGCTCTTATGCCAGCGTCGCCAGAATGCTTGACGAAGTGGCGGCCGTGCCCGGGGCGGAAGGCGTCCTGCTAACCTTCGATGATTTCCTCACCGGCGTGGAAACCTTCGGCGAGCGCATCCAGCCGCTGATGCAGTGCCGCGCCCACATCCCTGCCGTCACGAAGGAGGTGGCGTAA
- the rutD gene encoding pyrimidine utilization protein D has product MKLSVSPPPFEGAPVVVFISGLGGSGSYWLPQLAALEPEYQVVCYDQRGTGNNPDTLPEGYSLAQMADELAQALADAGIARYSVVGHALGALVGLQLALDRPDALTALVCVNGWLTLNAHTRRCFQIRERLLHYGGAQAWVEAQPLFLYPADWMAARAPRLEAEEALALAHFQGKTNLLHRLSALKKADFSRHAARIRCPVQIICSADDMLVPSVCSSELQAAIPHSRSAVMRQGGHACNVTEPDTFNTLLLNGLASLLHSPEPAL; this is encoded by the coding sequence ATGAAACTCTCCGTCTCGCCGCCCCCGTTTGAGGGCGCGCCCGTGGTGGTCTTTATTTCCGGTCTCGGCGGCAGCGGCAGCTACTGGCTGCCCCAGCTGGCCGCGCTGGAGCCGGAGTATCAGGTGGTGTGCTATGACCAGCGGGGAACGGGCAATAACCCTGACACCCTGCCGGAAGGGTACAGCCTTGCGCAGATGGCGGACGAACTGGCCCAGGCGCTGGCTGATGCCGGGATTGCCCGCTACAGCGTCGTGGGTCACGCGCTGGGGGCGCTGGTCGGCCTGCAGCTGGCCCTCGACAGGCCCGACGCCCTCACCGCGCTGGTATGCGTCAACGGCTGGTTGACCCTCAACGCCCACACCCGCCGCTGCTTTCAGATCCGCGAGCGCCTGCTGCATTACGGCGGCGCGCAGGCGTGGGTCGAGGCGCAGCCGCTGTTTCTCTACCCGGCGGACTGGATGGCCGCCCGCGCGCCCCGCCTGGAGGCAGAAGAGGCGCTGGCGCTGGCCCATTTCCAGGGTAAAACCAACCTGCTGCACAGGCTCAGCGCCCTGAAAAAGGCCGACTTCAGCCGCCATGCCGCGCGCATTCGCTGTCCGGTACAGATTATCTGTTCCGCCGACGACATGCTGGTGCCCTCCGTCTGCTCGTCGGAACTGCAGGCCGCGATCCCGCACAGCCGCAGCGCGGTGATGCGCCAGGGCGGGCACGCCTGCAACGTCACCGAGCCGGATACCTTTAACACCCTGCTGCTGAACGGGCTTGCCAGCCTGCTGCACAGCCCGGAACCCGCTTTATAA
- the rutR gene encoding HTH-type transcriptional regulator RutR gives MAQGAVKTPGKRSQAVSAKKQAILSAALETFSQFGIHGTRLEQVAEQSGVSKTNLLYYYPSKEALYIAVMQQILDIWLAPLKAFRAELAPLVAIKEYIRLKLEVSRDYPQASRLFCLEMLQGAPLLQAELTGDLKQLVDDKSAIIAGWVASGKLAPVDPHHLIFMIWASTQHYADFAAQVEAVTGKTLQDEAFFHSTLENVQRMIIEGIRLR, from the coding sequence ATGGCACAAGGCGCAGTGAAAACACCAGGTAAACGTTCGCAGGCGGTGAGCGCTAAGAAACAGGCGATCCTCAGCGCGGCGCTGGAGACCTTTTCGCAGTTTGGTATTCACGGCACGCGCCTGGAGCAGGTGGCGGAGCAGTCCGGGGTATCCAAAACCAATCTGCTCTACTACTACCCGTCGAAAGAGGCGCTCTATATCGCGGTGATGCAGCAGATCCTCGATATCTGGCTGGCGCCGCTGAAAGCGTTTCGCGCAGAGCTGGCCCCGCTGGTGGCGATCAAAGAGTACATTCGCCTGAAGCTGGAGGTGTCGCGCGATTACCCGCAGGCATCAAGGCTATTTTGTCTTGAGATGCTGCAGGGCGCGCCGCTGTTGCAGGCGGAGCTGACGGGGGATTTGAAACAGCTGGTGGACGATAAGTCGGCCATTATTGCCGGATGGGTCGCCAGCGGAAAGCTGGCTCCGGTCGACCCGCATCATCTGATCTTTATGATTTGGGCCTCCACCCAGCATTATGCTGACTTTGCGGCCCAGGTTGAGGCGGTGACCGGTAAAACGCTCCAGGACGAGGCGTTTTTCCACAGCACGCTGGAAAACGTGCAGCGGATGATTATCGAAGGGATCCGCCTGCGCTAG
- a CDS encoding malonic semialdehyde reductase → MSEAITPAALETLFTGARTHNGWQDLPVSDETLREIYDLMKWGPTSANCSPARIVFVRSAEGKEKLRPTLSSGNLEKTLTAPVTAIVAWDSEFYERLPELFPHGDAKSWFTTSPAHAEETAFRNSSMQAAYLIFACRALGLDTGPMSGFDRQKVDEAFFTGTTLKSNLLINIGYGDTRKLYGRLPRLDFDDACGLA, encoded by the coding sequence ATGAGCGAAGCCATTACGCCCGCCGCGCTGGAAACGCTGTTCACCGGCGCCCGCACCCACAACGGCTGGCAGGATCTGCCGGTCAGCGACGAAACGCTGCGCGAAATTTATGACCTGATGAAATGGGGGCCAACGTCCGCCAACTGCTCCCCGGCGCGGATTGTGTTTGTGCGAAGCGCAGAAGGGAAAGAGAAGCTGCGTCCGACGCTCTCCAGCGGCAACCTCGAGAAAACGCTCACCGCCCCGGTCACGGCCATTGTCGCCTGGGACAGTGAGTTCTACGAGCGCCTGCCCGAGCTGTTCCCGCACGGCGATGCGAAGAGCTGGTTTACCACCAGCCCCGCGCATGCGGAAGAGACCGCCTTTCGCAACAGCTCAATGCAGGCCGCCTACCTGATTTTCGCCTGTCGCGCCCTGGGGCTGGATACCGGCCCGATGTCGGGCTTTGACCGCCAAAAGGTCGACGAGGCCTTTTTCACCGGCACCACGCTTAAAAGCAATCTGCTGATCAACATTGGCTACGGCGATACCCGCAAACTTTACGGGCGCCTGCCGCGTCTGGACTTCGACGATGCCTGCGGGCTGGCGTAA
- the rutC gene encoding pyrimidine utilization protein C — translation MPKSVIIPPGTSTPIAPFVPGTLADGVVYVSGTLPFDKDNNVVFINDPKAQTRHVLETIKTVIETAGGTMEDVTFNSIFITDWKNYAAINEIYAEFFPGDKPARFCIQCGLVKPEALVEIATVAHIAK, via the coding sequence ATGCCAAAATCCGTGATTATTCCGCCGGGCACCAGCACGCCCATCGCCCCGTTTGTTCCCGGCACCCTCGCCGACGGCGTGGTGTATGTCTCCGGCACGCTGCCTTTTGATAAAGACAACAACGTGGTGTTTATCAACGACCCAAAGGCGCAAACCCGCCACGTGCTGGAGACGATCAAAACCGTGATCGAAACGGCGGGTGGCACGATGGAGGATGTGACCTTCAACAGCATCTTTATCACCGACTGGAAAAACTACGCCGCGATTAATGAGATCTACGCCGAGTTCTTCCCCGGCGATAAACCGGCCCGGTTCTGCATTCAGTGTGGGCTGGTGAAGCCTGAGGCGCTGGTTGAAATCGCCACCGTTGCGCACATCGCGAAGTGA
- the rutB gene encoding pyrimidine utilization protein B codes for MTTLNARPEAITFAPQQSALIVVDMQNAYASQGGYLDLAGFDVSTTQPVIANIKTAVAAARAAGMLIIWFQNGWDDQYVEAGGPGSPNFHKSNALKTMRKRPELQGKLLAKGGWDYQLVDELVPQAGDIVLPKPRYSGFFNTPLDSLLRSRGIRHLVFTGIATNVCVESTLRDGFFLEYFGVVLEDATHQAGPEFAQKAALFNIETFFGWVSNVNDFCDALNPPLARIA; via the coding sequence ATGACCACTCTTAACGCACGCCCGGAAGCCATTACCTTTGCGCCACAGCAGAGCGCGCTGATCGTGGTGGACATGCAAAACGCCTACGCCAGCCAGGGCGGCTATCTGGATCTGGCGGGGTTCGACGTCTCCACCACCCAGCCGGTGATCGCGAACATCAAAACCGCCGTCGCCGCCGCGCGCGCCGCGGGCATGCTCATCATCTGGTTCCAGAACGGCTGGGATGACCAGTACGTTGAGGCCGGCGGCCCCGGCTCGCCCAATTTCCATAAGTCGAACGCCCTGAAAACCATGCGTAAGCGGCCCGAACTGCAGGGCAAGCTGCTGGCGAAAGGCGGCTGGGACTATCAGCTGGTGGATGAGCTGGTACCGCAGGCGGGCGACATCGTCCTGCCCAAACCGCGCTACAGCGGCTTTTTCAACACCCCGCTCGACAGCCTGCTGCGCAGCCGGGGCATTCGCCATCTGGTGTTCACCGGCATCGCCACCAACGTTTGCGTGGAGTCGACCCTGCGCGACGGCTTTTTCCTCGAGTATTTTGGCGTGGTGCTGGAGGACGCGACCCATCAGGCCGGGCCGGAATTCGCCCAGAAAGCGGCCCTGTTCAATATCGAAACCTTTTTTGGCTGGGTCAGTAACGTCAATGATTTCTGCGACGCCCTGAATCCCCCGCTCGCCCGTATCGCCTGA
- a CDS encoding lysozyme inhibitor LprI family protein — translation MKRYLIASAALLLSASALADECDKATTQLELNTCSAQQYQAADKKLNQTYQAAIKRAAAPQRDLLKKAQQAWITLRDADCAFIGSGTEGGSVQPMIVNQCLAEKTVEREAFLASLMQCEEGDLSCPLPPG, via the coding sequence ATGAAACGATATCTTATCGCCAGTGCAGCGCTGCTGCTGAGCGCCAGCGCCCTGGCCGACGAGTGCGACAAAGCGACCACCCAGCTTGAGCTGAATACCTGTAGCGCGCAGCAGTACCAGGCTGCCGATAAAAAGCTCAACCAGACCTATCAGGCCGCCATCAAACGCGCGGCAGCCCCCCAGCGCGACCTGCTGAAAAAAGCGCAGCAGGCGTGGATTACCCTGCGCGACGCGGACTGCGCGTTTATCGGTTCGGGGACGGAAGGCGGGAGCGTCCAGCCAATGATTGTTAACCAGTGCCTGGCGGAAAAAACCGTGGAGCGCGAAGCGTTTCTGGCCTCGCTGATGCAGTGTGAAGAGGGCGACTTAAGCTGCCCTCTCCCGCCGGGCTGA